GgccagggggtgaggaggggtgtGGTGGCGAGGCCGAGCGGGGAGGGGAAtgacctggggcagagtgggggcggagcaggggtggactGTGGGTGGGGCTGACATCACCCCAATGTGGAGTGTCCTCtgttttgaatgttcaaatatggtaaccctacaaAGTAAGACTCAAGAGAAGACTGCACCCCTTCCGGGTCCCCCAGGCTGGCTGATTATTTAAAAAAGGTGAATTTGAGGGCATTTCCTTGGGTGAGTGTGTGCTTCTCATTCATTACACTTCTCTGTTACTGCAAAGATTCTCAGTTATGACCGCAAGAATCAAAGAAATGAATCACTATCAATGCACAATGCATTAAATTTGCAGCTGCCACCTGTTAAGTACAGAAACAGCAGTTTAATCCTAGTAAACTGCAAATAAACACTTAgaatttacttttttcttcaaagctctttgcaaacaTCAATTAAAAGTCATGTTTACTTTTCACAAGTGCTAAGCTTTGTGCATAAATGTGTATTTAGAAGGCTCACCCCTCACTTGGGATGAACACTTAAAGGTATTACTTCGCAATATATCACAAGAGCATCCAAAGGCCCCAGTTAAGGTCAGGCCCCTATTGCGCTAAGTACTGCCCCAGCACATATGAAAAcccagtccctgctgcaaagagtGTACATAAAGGAAAACAGACCTGGATTTATAGAGCTTTTTCTCCTGAGGTGATGAAATTGGGCCACTCACAGGCTGGGTAGGATTCTCCACGCTCTCACTGGGACAGATTTCCATGGAATCCACTTGCAACTGCTCATAAGTCTCCACATTCACATCCATTGGCATGCTCACATCCAGCTTAGAGGGAGGCTTACTGTGCTTGATGCTGCTGCAGAAACAAAACCCTCCTTTCAGGAGCTGCCAACTGTCTCCTAGTCAGCCAAGGATCAAGGGCCCAAGGTCATTTGATCAGGAGGTTACAAAACAAATTAAGTAAAATAGGCTCAGGAGAGTCAGAGGGGGGCTAGCAAAAGGCAGCGAGTGTCCTTGGTCACTCTTGGTGGCCTGTAAAATGTTCAAGCAAGCAGAGCACTGCAGTTCTAGAGGGAAGCTGTCTCACAGGAGGAACTCTCTTACAAGGGGGTCTTCAGAGTGGAGAGTCAGAACTACTGCATTACAGTACATGGGCTTCACCACAAGCTTCTCTCTTATACCCATAAAGCATAATTGGATACATCTGGCTCAGCAGGGCCAATGAGTTTCCTTCCTTCCATAGCTTAGGGCGTCATGCTCCAAAGAGATGAATGTTGGTGCCTGACCCATGGCTAAGAAAGACACTTTCTACAATCAGCAGTTCACTTCCTTTCCAAGTTCTaagccagggatcagcaacctttggcacgcagcccgtcagggtaagccccctggtgggctgggccggtttgtttacctgctgcatccacaggttcagccaatcgccgCTCCCACCGGctgcggtttgccactccaggccaatgggggctgcgggaagcggtggccagcacatccctcggcccgcgccagaATAGAGAGTGCTGCAGAAGAGGCGAGGGACCAGTGTTGTCTGGCTGTGGGCAGCACCCTAACCCACAGATAGCGTGAACTGGGAGGGAATGGCTCTGGCCCTTACTTGTGCAGGGTCACTGGTACCCTCTGGTTGACTTGCCAGGCTCCTCCATCTGGGATAGGATTCCTGAGCATGTGTTGGGCTCTCCAGGCCCATGCACCCATTCTGGGGATGGATCCCTGCACTTGACACAGCTTGGCAGGCCTTTTCCTGCCACTGCCACCACACTGGAGACTGTTTGCCCTTCAACCCTGCACTCACTCAGAAAAGGGAACAGAGTGCACCCTTCAGAGCAGAGCAGGTGCTGCTGGGATTGCAGCTCGGCTCTCTGTACTTCAGGGAGAGTGCAAGggaagcagggggctgggcaaAATGGGGAGGACTCATTGGTTCACGGGTGAGGAGTGAGCAAATGTCTTTTTAGCACCCCTTTCACGCATGTGATGTGGGCAAGTCATCCCTGTTGGAAGGACCTGAAGTCCAGTATTCCTTGGCTCATGAATTCACATGCTAGGCTCTAGCATTTTTGCATTCAGTAAACAACCTCTTTATACACAAGAGGCCAGAAATAAACTAGTGCAATTATGGGAAGGGAATGCAGGAGCTCTGGAATCTGACACTAGCTTGTGTAAATATGAAGTGCTACTGACTAAGCCCAGAGGTTGCTGGATTTTCAGGTGTTCTCTGCTTCTGAGGACCAGTCCCCAGCACACAGAAGGATAAATTCTTGCTTTGTCAGTATATTTGGCACTTACCTTTTAGCTTTTTTTGGTTTATCAAATCGAAAATCAGAAGGATAAAGATGAACTTTGACTAAGTGATCTTTTCTGTCTTTGCTGCTCTTGAACTTCTCTGCACAGCCTTCTACCAAACACTGATACTAAAAAGCAAGAAGAGGGAAAGGTAATTCTAAAACTCATGCAGTATAAGCAAGATGGGAGTTATTCTCACAGAATTTCTCCAAGGCAAGGCAAGATGTTTACCTGGCATTTCCACATTGGACTAAATCACTTTTCAGAGAGAATCCAGTAAATGATGATACATCTTTAGAATTGTGTATCAATCACAAACTATTGGGCTCTCCAGCTTTTGTTTATGCACGGAGGGAATGACTTTTCCCTCTACCACAGGAGCCACTGGGTGAAGTatattttatggcctgtgttattatTAAGACCATATGATTGTATGGTTCCTTTTAGCCTTAAAAACCTATGAAAACCAATAGAATTCACACATTACAATCTCCAAGTTACATGGGTGCGCTGAGATTGTTTCACAAAATTTGGAACTAGTTTAACGTGTTGGGAAACTACTTCCATCTCAGGTATTAAGAAAATATTGTTCATTTTCTGCCACCCCTTGCACATGGTTTCTTGACTGCCTGTGTATGAAGCAAAGTCCAAACTGCTAAGGCCCATCAAGCAAAACTCCTGGGAAGTCCAATACTGGCAAGTACCTGCATATGGTGGCAGCAAGAAACCTCCTTGATAAAAATGTGTAGTTTACAGAGGACAGAAGAGAGAATTATCTGCTGACTGAACTCAGGATGCTTAAATATTAGCAAAGTTGGAAGCTAGTTTGATTAAACCAGTTAACTATTCCAGTTCCACAGATGGGCAAACCGACTACTCCAGCACTGCACAAGCAGGACAGAGCCTGTTTGACAAGAAACCCATTTCCCTTGTTTCTTTCCTGTCTTCACTTTAGGTACTATTATCCTAGGGAGAAGTTAGCTCAAGTCAGACTTACACACTTGTATTTATCCACCAATTCTCACTTTTACAATAACCAAAGGAGAAAGGATGGCTAGTCCTACatgcaggagatctgggttctactcctggcacTGTGTGTGACCATGGGAAAGTCTCTTCCTCGCCGAGAGCCAAAGTTTCTCCATCAGAAAAACAAGAATAATACATTCTTAAATCACTGGACATTATGAGGCATAAAGCACATGCAGTCCTTAGAGATCCTTGGACAGAAGACACTAGAGAGTGCAAAAAATGTTATTGTTTTCCTTTTGCATGAATCAACTTGTGTCTTGTACTCTGTCTATAACTAGGACCATACCAAATATacagtccattttgatcaatttcatggtcataacattttaaaaaaaatagtaaattttaGGATTTccgctatttaaatctgaaatttcacagtcttgtaattgtaggggtcctgacccaaaaatgaGTTGGGGGAGAGGGCGTAGCAAGGTTATTGTGCAGGGGGGGATTTTTACTAGAAATTTATCATGTGCTGGATACACAATGAAATCTTTGCTTGCAACTCACCATATTTTGCTTCTCTGCCATTATCTGGAAGAGGGAGTCATGCCACTCTAGGATGTGAGTATCCAACAGATGCCCAGAGGGGAAAGAGCGTTTGCAGAAAGAGCACATGTTCCTGTGCAGTGTGTTGTAGTGATGTTCATAACCCTCTAAGGTATCAAACACCTGGCAGCACCCAACAATATGACAACAGAATTCTGACACCCTAGAAGGAAGCGATGaagacatttgtatttttaggttaTGTCAAGGCCACCCAGAGCATATGG
The sequence above is drawn from the Natator depressus isolate rNatDep1 chromosome 7, rNatDep2.hap1, whole genome shotgun sequence genome and encodes:
- the ZNF511 gene encoding zinc finger protein 511 isoform X2; its protein translation is MLLPPELSVSLRVERPLLPVRPRTPPRAPFCFSPSRLRFHRQHEFFEDGDIHRHLYLQDILTNVTEVTERSKVSEFCCHIVGCCQVFDTLEGYEHHYNTLHRNMCSFCKRSFPSGHLLDTHILEWHDSLFQIMAEKQNMYQCLVEGCAEKFKSSKDRKDHLVKVHLYPSDFRFDKPKKAKSIKHSKPPSKLDVSMPMDVNVETYEQLQVDSMEICPSESVENPTQPVSGPISSPQEKKLYKSRIPSTVCFGQGASRGFKSMKKKV
- the ZNF511 gene encoding zinc finger protein 511 isoform X1, producing MLLPPELSVSLRVERPLLPVRPRTPPRAPFCFSPSRLRFHRQHEFFEDGDIHRHLYLQDILTNVTEVTERSKVSEFCCHIVGCCQVFDTLEGYEHHYNTLHRNMCSFCKRSFPSGHLLDTHILEWHDSLFQIMAEKQNMYQCLVEGCAEKFKSSKDRKDHLVKVHLYPSDFRFDKPKKAKSSIKHSKPPSKLDVSMPMDVNVETYEQLQVDSMEICPSESVENPTQPVSGPISSPQEKKLYKSRIPSTVCFGQGASRGFKSMKKKV